One Cohnella candidum genomic region harbors:
- a CDS encoding DHA2 family efflux MFS transporter permease subunit: MEAVQNQIRRAPIVASLLIAAFVAILSQTLLNVALPKMMVSLGVSETTIQWLITGYMLVNGILVPISAYLIEKFTTRHLFIAATGLFTAGTIICAVAPGFEVLLVGRLIQAAGAGILMPLMSIVFLTIFPIEQRGKAMGMMGLAMIFAPAVGPTLSGWVVEHHSWRVLFYIVLPLTLFGLIYGSFAMKNVTRNSSPKLDYLGVVFSTLGFGGLLYGFSDASNPDEGWGSSRVIASMIVGVVFLILFVWRELKAKKPILELRVFKYDMYSLTTIINMIITMAMFSGMILLPIFLQNILGFSPLKSGLLLLPGALLMGVMSPIAGALFDKIGARWLAVFGLAVTVFTTFELSKLTTDTTYGHMLLLYTLRMFGMSFLMMPIQTAGMNQLPQRLNAHGSAMSQTLRNVAGALGTAFLVTVFSNKAASYGKQLILEAKINPQDAANAAKVKEITAVATVHGINFAFLVATWMTVASLVLAFFIRRTKPHVEAVTVKEGHVAESVAK; this comes from the coding sequence ATGGAAGCTGTACAAAATCAAATCAGAAGGGCGCCGATCGTGGCGTCTTTGCTTATCGCGGCATTCGTGGCGATTTTGAGCCAAACGCTGCTCAACGTCGCGCTGCCGAAAATGATGGTCTCCCTCGGAGTATCCGAAACGACCATCCAATGGTTGATTACGGGCTACATGCTCGTGAACGGGATCCTGGTCCCGATCAGCGCGTACTTAATCGAAAAATTCACTACCCGCCACTTGTTCATCGCGGCAACCGGATTGTTTACCGCAGGCACGATCATATGCGCGGTTGCTCCGGGCTTTGAAGTGCTGCTGGTAGGCCGTCTGATTCAGGCAGCGGGCGCGGGCATCTTAATGCCGCTCATGTCGATCGTGTTCCTGACGATTTTTCCGATCGAACAGCGCGGCAAAGCGATGGGGATGATGGGTCTCGCCATGATTTTCGCTCCGGCCGTCGGTCCGACGCTGTCGGGCTGGGTCGTGGAGCATCATTCCTGGCGCGTGTTGTTCTACATCGTGCTGCCGCTCACGCTGTTCGGCCTGATTTACGGTTCGTTCGCCATGAAGAACGTCACCCGCAATTCGTCGCCTAAGCTGGACTATCTCGGCGTCGTTTTCTCCACGCTCGGTTTCGGCGGGCTGCTGTACGGATTCAGCGATGCCTCCAATCCGGACGAAGGCTGGGGTAGCTCTCGCGTCATCGCTTCCATGATCGTCGGCGTCGTCTTCCTGATCCTCTTCGTATGGCGTGAGTTGAAAGCGAAGAAGCCGATCCTGGAGCTTCGCGTGTTCAAGTATGACATGTACTCGCTCACCACCATCATCAACATGATCATCACGATGGCCATGTTTTCCGGCATGATCCTTCTTCCGATCTTCCTGCAGAACATCCTGGGCTTCTCGCCGCTGAAATCCGGACTTCTGCTGCTCCCCGGAGCGCTGCTCATGGGCGTCATGTCCCCGATCGCAGGGGCGCTGTTCGACAAAATCGGCGCGCGCTGGCTGGCCGTATTCGGCCTCGCGGTTACCGTCTTCACGACGTTCGAGCTCAGCAAACTGACGACGGATACGACGTACGGACATATGCTCTTGCTGTATACGCTCCGGATGTTCGGCATGTCCTTCCTGATGATGCCGATCCAGACGGCCGGCATGAACCAACTGCCGCAGCGCCTCAACGCGCACGGATCGGCGATGTCCCAGACGCTGCGGAACGTCGCGGGCGCACTGGGCACCGCGTTCCTCGTCACCGTCTTCTCGAACAAGGCGGCGAGCTATGGCAAGCAATTGATTCTCGAAGCGAAAATCAATCCGCAAGACGCCGCCAATGCCGCGAAGGTGAAAGAAATCACCGCGGTCGCGACGGTTCACGGCATCAATTTCGCGTTCCTCGTCGCCACTTGGATGACGGTCGCCTCCCTCGTGCTGGCGTTCTTCATCCGGCGCACGAAACCGCATGTCGAGGCGGTTACCGTCAAAGAAGGCCATGTGGCCGAATCTGTTGCGAAATAA
- the ylxM gene encoding YlxM family DNA-binding protein has product MQGENSLEKTNRINVLFDFYGPLLTEKQQTFLKCYFHDDFSLGEIAAEFEISRQAVYEHLKRAEQMLENYEEKLGLAYRHEKLQEGLDQLEHEIGRLPSSQQRPLLEAAARLRD; this is encoded by the coding sequence ATGCAGGGAGAGAACAGTCTCGAGAAGACGAACCGAATCAACGTCCTGTTCGACTTCTACGGCCCTCTTCTGACGGAGAAGCAGCAGACGTTCCTCAAATGTTATTTTCACGACGACTTTTCCCTCGGCGAAATCGCCGCGGAATTCGAAATCAGCCGCCAGGCTGTATACGAGCACTTGAAACGCGCAGAGCAAATGCTGGAGAATTACGAAGAGAAGCTCGGCCTCGCTTATCGGCATGAGAAGCTGCAGGAGGGACTCGACCAACTGGAGCACGAAATCGGCCGATTGCCGTCAAGCCAGCAGCGGCCGTTACTTGAAGCGGCCGCTCGATTGCGCGATTGA